The window CGCTCGACGCGGACGAACCCCGCGGCCGTCATGGCGCGGCCCCAGACGGGCACGTCGAAGAGCTCGGCCTTCGCCACCATACGCAGCCGCCTGTCCGGGATCGCGCGGTAGAGCGCCGGGATGTCGTAGAGGCTCTGGTGGTTCGACATCACGATGAACGTCTCGCGCCCGTCGCCGAGGTTCTCCCGCCCGCGCACGACGAGGTGGACCTCCGCGTCCGCGAAGAGCTTCCGCGACCACCACGCGAGCCGCTCGTCACACGCCTCGGCGCCGAGGCGCCCCATCGCCGCGTCGAGCACCGTGGGCACGCTGATGCGCGCCGTGTCGACGATGCCCTTGGCCGTCTCGACGAACGTCAACGACCCCTCCGCTTCTTCTTCGCGTCGGGGAAACGCGCGCCGCACGTGTCGACGCACTCCTT of the Polyangium spumosum genome contains:
- a CDS encoding lysophospholipid acyltransferase family protein, which gives rise to MTFVETAKGIVDTARISVPTVLDAAMGRLGAEACDERLAWWSRKLFADAEVHLVVRGRENLGDGRETFIVMSNHQSLYDIPALYRAIPDRRLRMVAKAELFDVPVWGRAMTAAGFVRVERGNRAQAVDALRASTSKLSEGSLLWIAPEGTRSVTGLVGPFKSGGFYMALETGHRILPVAIDGTRDVLPARGTIVRKGKRVVVTILPPIDPKAYGKERRKELMAAVHDAIVEAMGR